One segment of Aquimarina sp. BL5 DNA contains the following:
- a CDS encoding HAD family hydrolase — translation MKDTLYIFDIDGTLTDSVAMYLISVTKAMMSLGIKDVDTDYNNYKHHTDSYALRYNYERNFKDTFSKDLLKDFENDLVKQMLEFDPVKEIKGAKSLVQFFRDNSIPFCFATGALPEPAMLKLEQCDIWYDKSLLATSMTHEPREGFVLDAVEKAKAFYDKPVFRNIVSVGDGLWDLKTAQNLSLDFVGIGNRNKKKLLENGATKCYDDMEEFKKTLF, via the coding sequence CTGAAAGATACACTTTATATATTCGACATTGATGGTACTTTAACCGATAGTGTAGCAATGTATCTTATTTCTGTAACTAAAGCTATGATGAGTTTAGGAATTAAGGATGTAGATACTGATTATAATAATTATAAACATCATACAGATAGTTATGCATTACGTTATAATTATGAGCGTAATTTTAAAGATACTTTTTCGAAGGATTTATTAAAGGATTTCGAGAATGATTTGGTAAAACAAATGCTTGAATTTGATCCGGTAAAAGAGATTAAAGGAGCTAAATCTTTAGTGCAATTTTTTAGGGATAATTCTATACCGTTTTGTTTTGCAACCGGCGCGTTACCCGAACCAGCAATGCTAAAACTAGAACAATGTGATATTTGGTATGATAAATCGTTATTAGCTACTTCTATGACACACGAGCCAAGAGAAGGGTTTGTTCTTGATGCGGTAGAAAAAGCAAAAGCTTTTTATGATAAGCCTGTTTTTAGAAATATCGTTTCTGTAGGTGATGGACTTTGGGATCTAAAAACAGCTCAGAATCTATCCTTGGATTTTGTTGGAATAGGAAACAGGAACAAGAAAAAACTATTAGAAAACGGAGCAACTAAGTGTTATGACGATATGGAAGAGTTTAAAAAAACTTTGTTTTAG
- a CDS encoding TfoX/Sxy family protein gives MAYSEYIADRIHRVFQEKRANFYTKKMMGGLCFMVDDKMCCGIHYDKKKETDLLMARIGEEAYTEAIKREGCLPMDFTGRPMKGYVFVTADGFDLDEDLEYWIQLCLDFNPLAKKSKKKK, from the coding sequence ATGGCATACAGCGAATATATAGCCGATCGGATTCATCGGGTTTTCCAGGAAAAAAGAGCAAATTTCTATACAAAGAAAATGATGGGAGGTCTCTGTTTTATGGTAGATGATAAGATGTGCTGCGGAATCCATTATGATAAAAAGAAGGAGACAGATCTTTTAATGGCTCGTATAGGAGAAGAAGCATATACAGAAGCGATAAAAAGAGAAGGTTGCCTTCCTATGGATTTTACGGGCAGACCAATGAAAGGATATGTTTTTGTAACCGCAGATGGGTTTGATCTGGATGAAGATCTGGAATATTGGATACAATTATGTTTGGATTTCAATCCTTTGGCAAAAAAGAGTAAAAAGAAAAAATAA
- a CDS encoding TonB-dependent siderophore receptor: protein MRLFLIVVFTLFFITDNAAQSITVLSRSNNQPIPSVTIHNKAKSKTALTDFDGIADISVFSETETLYFVHISHITATSTKSQIIASSNIVYLEVDENQLSEVVISVSKWEQDKKDVTQKIVSITSDEIAFSTPQTSADLLQSSGQVFIQKSQLGGGSPIIRGFSTNRLLLTVDGVRMNNAIFRGGNVQNVISVDPFTIDRTEVILGPGSVVYGSDAVGGVMNFYTAQPKIAIRGKNKLSGNAIMRYASASNEKTGHIDFNIGLEKWAFLTSVSYTDFDDLKMGSHGPDDYLRNEYVETIDGVDTVVENDDPETQKFTGYDQINFLQKVHFIPNERWDINAGFIYTKTSDYPRYDRLIRRRDGNLRSAEWYYGPQKWLMGNLQLTNKWKNRLYDKAKFTAAYQNFQESRNDRDFGSDILSRTKEDVDAYSANIDFEKKFDDKTSVYYGLEYIINQVYSEGSALNIVTNDVTAAQSRYPNGSTWQSIAAYASLKSKLSEKLRFQGGIRYNRIILYSEFDDAFFDFPFTEANLDTEAFTGTAGISWLPNDILQWKFNFSTAFRAPNIDDVGKIFDSEEGSIVVPNPDLEPEYAYNGEIGLTVNLGENFKVDLATYYTQLDNALVRRDFLFNGSPTVTVGEGAHEEELGVQAIQNAANAQVYGFEAGISYDFIKNFNLSSKYTFTDGEEELDDGSIAPSRHVAPQFGSSNLTYTKDKLMIDFSAIYNGQFDFEELAPSQQNNDFLYALDENGNPYSPSWYTLNIRSRYQFTKSWQATLTMENITDQRYRPYSSGIAGAGRNFILSLKYSL, encoded by the coding sequence ATGCGCTTATTTTTAATTGTTGTATTCACTTTATTTTTTATCACAGATAATGCTGCTCAAAGTATCACGGTGCTAAGTAGATCAAATAATCAGCCGATTCCTAGTGTTACAATTCATAATAAAGCAAAATCGAAAACGGCGCTAACGGATTTTGATGGAATCGCCGATATTTCGGTTTTTTCTGAAACTGAAACGCTATATTTTGTTCATATTTCTCATATTACTGCTACATCTACTAAATCTCAAATTATAGCATCTTCTAATATTGTATATCTTGAAGTAGATGAAAATCAATTATCCGAGGTTGTTATTTCTGTATCAAAATGGGAACAGGATAAAAAAGATGTAACCCAAAAGATTGTTAGCATAACCTCTGATGAGATTGCCTTTTCTACACCGCAGACTTCTGCAGATCTTTTACAAAGTAGTGGTCAAGTATTTATACAAAAAAGTCAATTAGGAGGAGGAAGTCCAATAATTCGTGGATTTTCTACCAATAGATTATTGCTTACTGTGGATGGAGTGCGCATGAATAATGCAATTTTTAGAGGAGGAAACGTACAAAACGTAATATCTGTGGATCCCTTTACTATAGACAGAACAGAAGTGATATTAGGTCCTGGATCGGTAGTATATGGAAGTGATGCTGTTGGTGGTGTAATGAATTTTTATACAGCACAACCAAAGATTGCGATACGTGGTAAAAACAAATTGAGTGGAAATGCAATAATGAGATATGCCAGTGCAAGCAATGAGAAAACGGGGCATATTGATTTTAATATCGGCTTAGAAAAATGGGCGTTTTTAACAAGTGTGAGTTATACGGATTTTGATGATCTAAAAATGGGGAGTCATGGTCCAGATGATTATTTGCGAAATGAATATGTAGAGACTATAGATGGCGTAGACACTGTTGTAGAAAATGATGATCCAGAAACTCAAAAATTCACTGGATATGATCAAATAAATTTTTTACAAAAAGTACATTTTATACCTAATGAAAGATGGGACATCAATGCTGGTTTTATCTATACAAAAACATCAGATTATCCTAGATATGATCGTTTGATTCGTCGTAGAGATGGAAATTTGAGATCTGCAGAATGGTATTATGGACCTCAAAAATGGTTAATGGGAAATCTTCAGTTAACCAATAAATGGAAAAATCGATTGTATGATAAGGCAAAATTCACAGCAGCTTATCAAAATTTTCAAGAAAGTAGAAACGATCGTGATTTTGGAAGTGATATATTGTCTAGAACTAAAGAAGATGTAGATGCGTATTCTGCTAATATTGATTTTGAAAAGAAGTTTGATGATAAGACATCTGTTTATTATGGGTTAGAATATATTATAAATCAAGTGTATTCTGAAGGTTCAGCTTTAAATATTGTTACTAATGATGTCACTGCAGCACAATCTAGGTATCCTAATGGATCTACTTGGCAGTCTATAGCGGCATATGCTAGTTTAAAAAGCAAATTGAGTGAGAAATTAAGATTTCAAGGAGGTATTCGTTATAATAGAATTATTTTATATTCAGAATTTGATGATGCATTTTTTGACTTTCCATTTACAGAAGCTAATTTAGATACAGAAGCTTTTACAGGAACTGCTGGAATTAGTTGGTTGCCAAATGATATTCTACAATGGAAATTTAATTTTTCAACGGCATTTAGAGCACCTAATATAGATGATGTTGGTAAAATTTTTGATTCCGAAGAAGGTTCTATAGTGGTGCCTAATCCAGATTTAGAACCAGAATATGCATATAATGGTGAAATTGGTCTAACTGTAAATCTAGGTGAAAATTTTAAAGTAGATCTAGCTACGTATTATACGCAATTGGATAATGCACTAGTTCGAAGAGATTTTTTATTTAATGGGAGTCCTACTGTTACAGTGGGTGAAGGAGCACATGAAGAAGAGTTGGGTGTTCAGGCAATTCAGAATGCAGCAAATGCACAAGTTTATGGTTTCGAAGCTGGTATTAGTTATGATTTTATAAAAAACTTTAATCTCTCTTCAAAATATACATTTACTGATGGAGAAGAAGAGTTAGATGATGGTTCCATTGCGCCATCCAGGCATGTGGCTCCGCAATTCGGAAGTTCGAATCTTACCTATACTAAAGATAAATTGATGATTGATTTCTCGGCAATATATAATGGTCAATTTGATTTCGAAGAATTAGCGCCATCACAGCAAAATAACGACTTTTTATATGCGCTTGATGAAAATGGGAATCCATATTCTCCCTCTTGGTATACACTTAATATACGATCAAGATACCAGTTTACTAAAAGTTGGCAAGCTACATTGACTATGGAGAATATTACAGATCAACGTTATCGGCCTTATTCTTCTGGTATAGCAGGTGCTGGGAGAAATTTCATTCTATCACTTAAATACTCTTTGTAA
- a CDS encoding nuclear transport factor 2 family protein encodes MKNIIVFICLVIVINSTAQTKDTKITDPKEEINQVLEQWHKAAADASYDSYFGLMTEDAIFIGTDATENWDLTSFKAFSKPYFDKGKAWSFSTLERNIFAQPTANLAWFDELLDTQMGICRGSGVLEKVEDGWKVKHYVLSIAIPNENVKEITALKKTFDNDLIKKLRSKRN; translated from the coding sequence ATGAAAAATATCATTGTTTTTATTTGTCTAGTGATTGTCATTAACTCCACAGCTCAGACAAAAGACACTAAAATCACAGATCCAAAAGAAGAAATCAACCAGGTTTTAGAGCAATGGCATAAAGCTGCTGCTGATGCTTCGTATGATTCATATTTTGGGTTAATGACAGAGGATGCAATATTTATTGGAACTGATGCTACAGAAAATTGGGATTTAACCTCTTTTAAAGCATTTTCCAAACCTTATTTTGACAAAGGAAAAGCATGGAGTTTTAGCACTTTGGAAAGAAATATATTTGCACAACCTACAGCAAATCTAGCTTGGTTTGATGAGCTATTAGATACGCAAATGGGTATCTGCCGCGGTAGTGGCGTATTAGAAAAAGTGGAAGATGGCTGGAAAGTAAAACATTATGTACTTTCTATTGCTATACCTAATGAAAATGTAAAAGAAATTACTGCCCTAAAAAAAACCTTTGATAATGATTTAATAAAGAAACTAAGGAGTAAGCGGAACTAA
- a CDS encoding Crp/Fnr family transcriptional regulator, translating into MIAITDVEGFYIKRSDLLQLYDKSASFERLGRKLLEHLLSEQHKFTSMLTSLKPEDRYKYILKNNPELIKRIPLQHLASYMGVTRETLSRIRKRSL; encoded by the coding sequence ATGATTGCTATTACGGATGTAGAAGGGTTTTATATCAAAAGAAGCGATCTTTTACAACTATATGATAAGTCAGCCTCTTTCGAACGGTTAGGAAGAAAGTTATTAGAACATCTGTTAAGTGAACAACATAAATTTACTTCTATGCTAACCTCCCTAAAACCAGAAGATCGTTATAAATACATATTAAAAAACAATCCCGAACTAATTAAGCGAATTCCACTTCAACATTTAGCCTCTTATATGGGCGTCACAAGAGAAACTCTAAGTAGAATCAGAAAAAGATCCTTATAA
- a CDS encoding DUF2461 domain-containing protein, whose product MQYFTEDFTGFFEELSKNNHKEWFHTHKKRYEASVKKPFEVFISKMVQEIQKYDPKLKIEPKDCILRINNDIRFSKDKSPYNLHYTAFVSRGGRKDKSIPGMFLRFSPEMVGVMGGCFGISKEQLQNIRTKINQDPSAFRKLIEVSDFVQKFGEIKGRALKRIPKEWKEAYKKEPLIANKQFYFVGEEAPSLITSESLVDELMDYWKVMHPVNEYLTKAIL is encoded by the coding sequence ATGCAATATTTCACCGAAGATTTCACCGGCTTTTTTGAAGAACTATCAAAGAATAATCATAAAGAATGGTTTCATACACATAAAAAGAGATATGAAGCAAGCGTCAAGAAACCTTTTGAGGTTTTTATAAGCAAAATGGTTCAGGAAATACAAAAATATGACCCTAAGTTAAAGATCGAACCTAAGGATTGTATACTTCGTATTAACAATGATATTCGTTTTTCTAAGGATAAATCACCATATAATCTACACTATACTGCATTTGTATCCAGAGGTGGTCGTAAAGACAAGAGTATTCCAGGGATGTTTTTGCGTTTTTCTCCGGAGATGGTAGGGGTTATGGGAGGATGTTTTGGTATTTCGAAGGAGCAATTACAGAATATAAGAACTAAAATCAATCAAGATCCCTCGGCATTTAGAAAACTGATAGAAGTTAGTGATTTTGTTCAAAAATTTGGGGAGATCAAAGGGAGAGCTTTGAAGCGAATTCCTAAAGAATGGAAAGAAGCATATAAAAAGGAACCTTTGATTGCCAACAAACAGTTTTATTTTGTAGGAGAAGAAGCTCCATCTCTTATTACTAGTGAATCTCTTGTTGATGAGCTTATGGATTATTGGAAAGTGATGCATCCTGTAAATGAGTATTTAACCAAAGCAATTCTATAA
- a CDS encoding two-component regulator propeller domain-containing protein, with translation MQYFRQLIFLIFPVCLFAQDFSNQWTGHFSYFQIRDTYAIDNKVYVASENAIFIYDTDTRTSETFSTINGLSGEVISAIYHSDTYDITVIGYENGLLELVIDDEVRTFVDILEKPTIPPVQKRINHFFENQDKLFISTEFGIVEFNLERIEFGDTFFVGPAGSQINITGTTVLDNSIYATTASNGILIADVTNPNLVDFSQWTTLIPGGYNGITLFNDQILVWENSNLVRRLEGTVLTTVVTGPANIIDASVSSEGLTVVTSNTALIVDSNFQEIASVVSTPEDTFLLNSALTFDDNIYIGTRTKGLLEIGLNNLNSKTSVTPQGPLLNSAFGLEALNDNLWVVFGQYDVNFNPFGFGPLKQCGISKLTASGWFNIPKDEVLGVTSLSHISINPNNEDQVFISSYEDGLLEVNNNVATELYNETNSDFGDALRLNGSVFDNEGNLWINNSRIDNGLRRFSPSSSQILNVNLSEFIPNPGGNLGFSDTVIDREGNLFLGGWNSGVIGYNATTGNLIQLSGEGEGSNLPSDYVLALEVDRNNQLWIGTFRGIRVLFNTSGAFQQNNPQASQIIILDEEGVPQELLFDQTITDIEADGSNNKWVATASSGVFYFSSDGQETLAHFTKDNSPLPTNNIRDISVDDSTGSVYFATGLGLLEFKGTATGPESNLDNVAAFPNPVRPGFNGPVTIKGLTSRANVKITDIEGNLVYEEISEGGSIQWDTTAFGRHKVASGVYLILVTGEDQAETTVSKLLIVR, from the coding sequence ATGCAATATTTCAGACAATTAATATTCCTAATCTTTCCAGTATGTCTTTTTGCTCAAGATTTTAGTAATCAGTGGACCGGACATTTTTCGTATTTTCAGATTAGAGATACATATGCAATTGATAATAAAGTGTATGTGGCTTCTGAAAATGCTATTTTTATTTATGATACTGATACTAGAACTTCAGAAACTTTCTCAACGATAAACGGGCTATCGGGAGAAGTTATTTCGGCAATTTATCACAGTGACACATATGATATTACGGTTATTGGTTATGAAAATGGATTATTAGAGTTGGTTATAGATGATGAAGTTAGAACGTTTGTGGATATATTAGAAAAACCGACAATTCCTCCAGTACAAAAGAGAATTAATCACTTTTTCGAAAATCAGGATAAATTATTTATTTCTACAGAGTTTGGAATTGTAGAGTTTAATTTAGAAAGAATTGAATTTGGAGATACGTTTTTTGTTGGCCCGGCAGGATCACAAATAAATATTACAGGAACAACCGTATTAGACAATTCTATATACGCAACTACTGCTAGTAACGGTATATTAATAGCAGATGTTACTAATCCAAACTTAGTCGATTTTAGTCAATGGACTACATTGATTCCTGGAGGGTATAATGGGATTACATTGTTTAACGATCAAATTTTGGTTTGGGAAAATAGTAACCTTGTTCGTAGATTAGAAGGTACAGTATTAACTACTGTTGTTACAGGTCCTGCAAATATTATAGATGCATCTGTTAGTTCAGAAGGTTTAACTGTAGTTACATCTAATACAGCTTTGATAGTGGATTCTAACTTTCAGGAGATAGCATCTGTAGTCAGTACTCCAGAAGACACTTTTTTACTTAATTCTGCATTAACCTTTGATGATAATATATATATTGGAACTCGGACTAAAGGATTGTTAGAGATTGGTTTAAATAACCTAAATTCTAAAACCTCAGTTACTCCTCAGGGGCCATTGCTTAATTCAGCCTTTGGTTTAGAGGCTTTAAACGATAATTTATGGGTGGTTTTTGGTCAGTATGACGTGAATTTTAATCCATTTGGGTTTGGACCACTTAAGCAGTGCGGTATTAGTAAACTTACAGCGAGTGGATGGTTTAATATTCCTAAAGATGAAGTCCTTGGAGTAACATCGTTATCTCATATATCCATAAATCCTAATAATGAAGATCAGGTTTTTATTAGTAGTTATGAGGATGGTTTATTAGAGGTAAATAACAACGTTGCTACTGAATTGTACAATGAGACTAATAGTGATTTTGGTGATGCTCTAAGGTTGAATGGTTCGGTATTTGACAATGAAGGAAATTTGTGGATTAATAATTCCAGAATTGATAATGGTTTAAGAAGATTTTCACCAAGCTCATCACAAATTTTAAATGTAAACTTAAGTGAATTTATACCAAATCCTGGAGGTAATCTTGGTTTTTCTGATACGGTAATTGATAGAGAAGGAAATTTGTTTTTGGGAGGTTGGAATTCAGGAGTAATTGGTTATAATGCTACTACAGGAAACCTAATCCAGTTATCAGGAGAAGGAGAAGGTTCTAACTTACCTAGTGATTATGTTTTAGCTTTAGAAGTAGATCGAAATAATCAATTATGGATAGGTACCTTTAGAGGGATCAGAGTGTTATTTAATACTTCGGGAGCGTTCCAACAAAATAATCCGCAAGCTAGTCAGATTATTATCTTGGATGAAGAAGGTGTTCCTCAAGAACTTTTGTTTGATCAAACAATCACAGATATAGAAGCGGATGGATCTAATAATAAGTGGGTGGCAACGGCATCATCAGGTGTGTTTTATTTTTCTTCAGATGGTCAAGAGACATTAGCTCATTTCACTAAAGATAATTCTCCCTTACCTACGAATAATATTAGAGATATTTCTGTAGATGATTCCACAGGATCCGTTTATTTTGCGACTGGACTAGGGTTGCTTGAATTTAAAGGAACAGCGACAGGACCCGAAAGTAATCTGGATAATGTAGCCGCATTCCCTAATCCAGTACGACCTGGGTTTAATGGACCAGTTACCATAAAAGGACTAACAAGTAGGGCGAATGTGAAAATTACAGATATTGAAGGTAATCTAGTGTATGAAGAGATTAGTGAAGGAGGTAGCATTCAGTGGGATACTACTGCTTTTGGAAGGCATAAAGTAGCTTCAGGAGTATATCTTATTTTAGTTACAGGAGAAGATCAGGCAGAAACAACTGTTTCTAAGCTTTTGATTGTTAGGTAA
- a CDS encoding nuclear transport factor 2 family protein — MKKEITEVIETFIIAGEKRDIPAFDTILHPDFRVIVNQYPTPEKTSIIPGAGYIALMTQEKIGGKKYDTEFLNINVAKHSATAIVLLKNKESSMQVTFLLIKNNEDQWQIISDLAIQNPGS, encoded by the coding sequence ATGAAAAAAGAAATCACAGAAGTAATAGAAACATTTATAATTGCTGGAGAAAAAAGAGATATACCGGCCTTTGATACAATATTACATCCAGATTTTAGGGTTATAGTTAATCAATATCCTACTCCAGAAAAAACTTCGATCATTCCGGGAGCTGGATACATTGCATTAATGACACAGGAGAAAATTGGTGGTAAAAAATATGATACAGAATTTCTGAACATTAATGTCGCTAAACATTCTGCAACAGCAATTGTTCTTTTAAAAAATAAAGAAAGTAGTATGCAAGTCACGTTTCTTCTTATTAAAAACAATGAAGATCAGTGGCAAATTATATCCGACTTGGCGATACAGAATCCAGGTTCTTGA
- a CDS encoding M12 family metallopeptidase, which yields MKINKSILLLGTAMAVLSCSENEPISELENLNPDTQVFDGAERASFNKIGTTEEGFYAGLPISYELVDGKRIFEGDIILPKDEVYTENSNFVLEDGQDASLSRSVGRTSGRWPDNTVYYTIASDLPNKARVTNAIASWENNTNLTFIERTNESNYIYFRPGSGCSSSVGMVGGRQNINLASGCSTGNTIHEIGHAVGLWHEQSRADRDQYVTINFQNIQSGRDFNFKTYVEQGYDGDEYTGTLDFGSIMMYGAYSFSRNGQPTITKKDGSTYSVQRNALSTADLEGIDKMYPDGGNGGGEPTYENGQYYTVYGLRVYRYNNKWYYYSSTGWREVVYVNGAWYYA from the coding sequence ATGAAAATCAACAAATCAATCTTATTGTTGGGTACAGCCATGGCCGTACTCTCATGTTCAGAAAATGAACCAATTTCTGAATTAGAAAACCTGAACCCGGATACTCAAGTCTTTGATGGGGCTGAAAGAGCTAGTTTCAATAAAATTGGAACAACCGAAGAAGGTTTTTACGCAGGATTACCAATCAGCTATGAACTAGTAGATGGAAAAAGAATTTTTGAAGGTGACATTATCCTTCCTAAGGACGAGGTATACACAGAAAATTCTAATTTTGTATTAGAAGATGGACAAGACGCTTCTTTAAGCAGAAGTGTTGGACGTACCTCTGGTAGATGGCCTGATAATACAGTTTACTACACCATAGCAAGTGACCTTCCTAATAAAGCTAGAGTTACTAACGCAATTGCTAGCTGGGAGAACAATACCAATCTTACTTTTATCGAAAGAACTAATGAATCCAACTATATCTATTTTAGACCTGGTAGCGGATGTTCATCAAGTGTAGGAATGGTAGGTGGAAGACAAAATATCAATTTGGCAAGTGGCTGTAGTACAGGAAACACTATTCACGAAATTGGTCATGCCGTTGGACTATGGCATGAACAAAGTAGAGCCGATAGAGATCAATATGTTACCATTAACTTTCAAAACATACAATCCGGTAGAGATTTCAACTTCAAAACTTATGTAGAACAAGGATATGACGGAGACGAATATACTGGTACATTAGATTTCGGATCTATCATGATGTATGGTGCGTATTCATTCTCTAGAAACGGTCAACCAACGATTACCAAAAAAGATGGAAGCACATATTCTGTTCAGAGAAATGCATTATCTACAGCAGATTTAGAAGGAATTGATAAAATGTACCCTGATGGTGGTAACGGCGGTGGTGAACCAACCTACGAAAATGGACAATACTACACAGTTTATGGACTAAGAGTATACCGATATAACAATAAATGGTACTACTACAGTTCTACAGGATGGAGAGAAGTAGTTTATGTTAATGGCGCTTGGTATTATGCATAA
- a CDS encoding VOC family protein produces the protein MSNAISWFEIPSTNFERAVKFYSELLETELQPMDMEFKMAFFPYKDGGVGGCVTNGNGNTPSQEGTFAYLNGGDDLSVPLARVEKAGGKILMPKTSIGENGFMAIFLDTEGNRVAFHSMT, from the coding sequence ATGTCAAATGCAATTAGCTGGTTTGAAATACCAAGTACCAATTTTGAAAGAGCAGTAAAGTTTTACAGTGAACTTTTAGAGACAGAGCTTCAGCCTATGGATATGGAGTTTAAAATGGCATTTTTTCCATACAAAGATGGAGGTGTAGGAGGTTGTGTAACAAATGGAAATGGAAACACACCTTCTCAAGAAGGAACATTTGCTTATCTTAATGGAGGAGATGATTTATCTGTTCCATTAGCTCGTGTAGAGAAGGCGGGAGGAAAAATTTTAATGCCAAAAACGTCTATTGGAGAAAATGGTTTTATGGCAATTTTTCTAGATACGGAAGGAAATCGAGTAGCGTTTCACTCCATGACTTAA
- the recO gene encoding DNA repair protein RecO has product MIVQTSAIVIHSLRYGESDLIVSLLTKTSGLRSYLLKGILKSKRGKIRSSLFQPLTLLEIEANHKDKGTLERIKEAKILIPYQSLHTDFVKSSLVFFLSEILKNTIQEEEVNEELFHYLETTFLWLDSHVNIGNFHISFLIKLTQYLGFYPDVSDISLPVFNMQDGCFQYDSSNVYCIEGSSVLMFKEFLGTTFEESMSIKMSRMARNEILSMLLVYFELHLHGFKKPKSLSILNEIFS; this is encoded by the coding sequence ATGATTGTGCAAACTTCAGCTATAGTAATTCACTCTTTGCGTTATGGAGAAAGTGATTTAATAGTTTCTTTGTTAACAAAAACTAGTGGATTACGTTCTTATCTATTAAAAGGTATATTAAAATCAAAACGAGGGAAAATAAGATCATCCTTGTTTCAACCTTTGACGTTATTAGAGATAGAAGCTAATCATAAAGATAAAGGTACTTTAGAAAGGATTAAGGAAGCTAAAATTCTAATTCCGTATCAATCGCTACATACAGATTTTGTTAAAAGCTCATTAGTATTTTTTCTTTCGGAAATATTAAAAAATACAATTCAGGAAGAAGAAGTAAACGAAGAACTTTTTCATTATCTGGAAACCACATTTCTGTGGTTAGATTCTCATGTTAATATAGGGAATTTTCATATTTCGTTTTTGATAAAACTCACGCAGTATTTAGGTTTTTATCCTGATGTGTCAGATATCTCTTTGCCTGTCTTTAATATGCAGGATGGTTGTTTTCAGTATGATAGTTCAAATGTATATTGTATAGAAGGAAGTAGTGTTTTAATGTTCAAAGAGTTTTTAGGCACGACATTTGAAGAAAGTATGAGTATTAAAATGTCTAGAATGGCAAGAAATGAAATTCTTAGCATGTTATTAGTATATTTTGAGCTACATTTGCACGGTTTTAAAAAACCGAAGTCGCTTTCTATTTTGAATGAAATTTTTAGTTAA